The sequence CACTAAGTTCAGGGTTGGCAGCTTTCACACCAGATGCAATAGCGGTAGCACGTCCGTGAATAGTATGAAACCCGAAAGTATTCATATAGTATGGGAAACGCGATGAACAACCAATACCGGATATTACGGCGAACTTCTCTTTTGGAATTCCCATATCAGCCATCGTTCTTTGCACAGCATTCATTATAGCAAAATCACCACAACCGGCACACCAACGTACTTCGTTCTCGCTTTTAAAATCTTTTATTGTATATTTTACATCAGTCATTGCTTAGTCCTCCAAAAGTTTAGTGATACTTTCTTTTAATTCTCCTACCGTAAATGGCAATCCTTTTACTTTGTTAGCCTGGTGATAAGTAAATTCAGGCAACTCGTTGCGTAAGTATGCAGCAAACTGACCAAGGTTTAGCTCACAAACGATAATTTTATTGAATTTGCTGAAGACTTCTTTTGTATTTTTCGGAAGTGGCTTAATGTAGTTGAAATGAGCCAGACTTACATTTTTACCCTCCAGTCGCATTTCGCGAACAGTGCTTGCAGTGTGACCGTAAGTTCCACCCCAGCTTACCACCAATACATCTCCTCCCTCTTCATCGCCACAAACTTCAAGTTCAGGAACCATCTCAACAACACGTTGAACTTTTTCTTCTCTGATCTCACAATTCACCTGGTGGTTTTCCGGATCGTGACTAACAGTACCGGTAACATTCTTTTCTAAACCTCCAATGCGGTGTTCAAATCCAGGCATTCCCGGAAAAGCCCATTCGCGTGCCAGTGTTTCGGCATCTCGTTTATAAGCCTGGAATGTTTCACTGTCTTTTGCAACTTTCGGTGTTATTGATGGTAGTTCCGCCATTGATGGAATTTTCCATGGTTCGCTACCGTTTCCTAAGAAACCATCGGTTAACAGTATAACAGGAACCATACGCTCTAAAGCAATTTTCGAGGCCATAAAAGCATAATGGAAACAATCTGAAGGCGTGCTCGCTGCCAAAACAACAACCGGACTTTCTCCATTTCGTCCGTATAAAGCCTGCATCAAATCAGACTGCTCAGTTTTTGTTGGTAATCCGGTTGATGGGCCACCACGCTGAACGTTTACAATAACCAAAGGCAATTCGGCCATAACTGCCAAACCAATTGCTTCACCTTTTAGCGCCAAACCTGGCCCCGAAGTATTTGTAATAGCCAAATCGCCGGCAAACGATGCTCCAATTGCTGAACAAATACCTGCGATTTCATCTTCGGCCTGAAAAGTTTTAACTCCTAAATCTTTACGTTCTGAAAGTGCTGATAAGATGTCGGTAGCCGGGGTAATCGGGTACGATCCCAAAAACAATTCTAATCCTGATTTTTCGGCAGCTGCCAAAAACCCCCATGCGGTAGCATGATTACCGTTTATATTTCGGTAAGTTCCGTTTTCAATATCGGCTGGATTTATAAGGTAACTTGGAGTCATATGCTGCATGGTTAAACCATAGTTGTAACCATCATGCAATACTTTTATATTTGAATCAACAACAACTGGTTTCTTTTTGAATTTGTTGCGTATAAACTCCTCTACGTAATCCAGCGGACGGTTAAACATCCAACATACCAAACCCAACGCAAACATGTTCTTGCTTCGCAGTACACTTTTATTGTCTAATCCAAACTCTTTAAGACCTTCTTTTGTTAGACTTGAGATAGGAACCGGAATCTTGAAAAAGTCTTCCAGGTTACATTCTGCAAAAGGATCTTCAGTTTGAAAATTTGCTTTTTTCAGGTTCTTTTCAGTAAATGAATCCGAATCGTATATAATTGTTCCTCCCGGCTCAAGAAAACGCGCATTGGCTTTAATTGCAGCTGGGTTCATGGCAACAAGTACGTTTGCATTATCTCCAGGTGTATTAATTTGTTTTTGTCCAAATTGCACCTGGAAACCAGACACCCCTCCTACTGTACCTTGCGGTGCTCGAATTTCTGATGGATAATCAGGAAATGTAGAAATGTCATTACCCAGAAGTGCCGTAGTATCCGAGAACAAGGTTCCGGTAAGCTGCATTCCGTCGCCGGAATCGCCTGAAAACCTAATGGCCACTTCTTCCAGTTCGATTACTTTAGTTTCTTTCATCTCTAAAATGTTTGATTTTATTTTCGAAAACTAGACGCAGAATTCAATCGTACCCTAATTTTCATTCTATTGTTATTTTCTTTTAAGTCTGTTCAATTCATAAAAAAAACGACTCCAAAACTACTAAATCATAATTTTAGAACCGGTTTTCATCAAGGTCGATCGAAATAATATATAGCAAATGTAACCATTATTTAACAAGATTTGAATGACTTCTGTGATAGTTTTTGGGTTTTCTTATTTTTGTAATCAATTTAAAACCAATTCAGATAATGGCTATTATAAAAGAACTTAAAGATAAGACTCCGAAGATAGGAAAAGACTGCTTTCTGGCTGAAACAGCAACACTTATAGGAGATGTAGAAATAGGTAACAACTGCAGTATTTGGTACAGCGCGGTACTACGGGGCGATGTGCACTACATTAAAATTGGTAACAATACCAACGTGCAGGATAATGCAACAATTCATGCTACTTACCAGAAAAGTCCGACCAATATTGGAAACAACGTTACCATTGCACACGGAGCCATCATTCATGGCTGTACTTTAAAGGATAATGTAATGATTGGAATGAATGCTGTTGTTCTCGACAATGCAATTATTGAAAGCAATTCTATTATTGCAGCCGGCTCGGTAGTTACCAAAAATACACGTGTTGAATCGGGCAGCGTATACGCGGGTGTACCGGCCAGAAAAGTAAAAGATATAAGTCCCGAGTTATTACACGGTGAGGTTGAGCGAATTGCAAATGCCTATCATATGTATTCGAGCTGGTACAAATAAAGTTTACAGTTGAGAGAAGGAATAACGAAGAATATGAAAAACTCAAAAATTTAAAGAATGAAACCAACCTTACTTATACTGGCTGCCGGAATGGGAAGTCGTTTTGGAGGACTTAAACAAGTTGAACCCGTTGGGCCGAATGGAGAAGCTATAATCGACTACACAATTTTCGATGCCATTCGTGCCGGTTTTGGCAAAGTAGTTTTTGTAATACGCGAAAGCTTTGCCGATGCTTTTAAAGAAAAATTTGAAGCAAAGCTAAAGGGAAAAATTGAAGTGGAATATGTTTTTCAGGAGCTGGATAATTTACCAGCCGGATTTCAATTACCTGAAGATCGTGAAAAACCATGGGGCACAGCCCATGCAATTTTGGTTGCAAAAGATGCAATTAAAGAACCGTTTTGCGCCATAAACGCCGATGATTTCTATGGTGAAAAAGCGTACCAGGTAATGGCTGACTTCCTTAATAATAAGGTACAGGAACAAACCTATTCTATGATTGGCTACCTACTTAAAAACACACTTTCGGAACACGGATCTGTTTCACGTGGCATTTGCACAGTAAATAAAAATGACAACCTGATTAAAATTGTTGAAACAACCAAAATTTTCAAAAAAAACGATGCCGCCGTTTCAGTTAATGAAGATGGAACAGAAACGCCACTGAGCGGAAATGAAAAAGCGTCGATGAACTTTTGGGGCTTTCATCCCACCATATTTAGCGTACTTGAAAATAAATTCGTAAAATTTCTTGAGACAGAAATCGACAAACCTAAATCGGAAATGTACATCCCGTCAGTTGTGTTTGAAATGATACAAGACCAGCAGGTAGAGGTGAAAGTACTGGAAGCCAATTCACCCTGGTTTGGTGTAACCTACCAGGAAGACAAACCCATTGTAGTGGATAAAATCAATTCATTAATTAAAGAAGGAGTGTATCCTGAAAAACTTTGGAATTAACTACATAAAAAATAAATACTAAACCGGAAAATACAATTCCGGTTTAGTAATGCTAACTAAACTAACTTATGACTGATTTAAAAAGTATCGCCCTGAACTTTCGTCTTGATGCTGAAATAAAAGAAGTAAAACCATTGGGAGAAGGTTTTATCAACGACACATATATTATTACTACCAAAAACAGCGGCCCCCGATATATTTTACAGCGTAAGAATAAGAACATCTTCTCTCCCATTCCTGCGATGATGGAGAATATTCAAAAAGTTTGTGCACACATTAAAAAGAAAGTTATTAATGCCGGTGGCGATCCGTTGCGCGAAGCAATGACCATTATTGCCACAAAGGATGAAAAGTTGTATTTCCTTGATGACAAGGATGAATACTGGACCGTTTGCCTTTATATTGAAGACACCATTGCATACGAAGCTGCAGAAACTCCCGACTTGGCTTATGCCGGAGGTAAAGGTATTGGTAAATTTCAATCGTTGGTAGCCGATTTAAAAGAACCGCTTGTTAATATTCTTCCCGGGTTTCACGACATTCGTTATCGTTTTAAACAATGGGATGAATTACTGGCAAAAGATCCGGTTGGCAGAAAAGAAAAACTGAGCGAAGAGATTTCATGGATTGAAAGCAGAAAAGAAGAAATGCTGGACTTCTGGAAATTGGTTGAAGACGAAACAATTCCAACACGCATCAGTCATAACGACACCAAAATAAACAACATTCTGTTCGACAAAAAGGGGGAAGTACTTTGCGTAATCGATTTGGATACTGTTTTAAGCAGTACCGTGCTGAATGATTTTGGCGATGCAATGCGTTTTTACACCAACACCGGTTTGGAAGACGATAAAAATCTTGAAAACGTTTCGATGAATCTCGATATTTTTAAAGCTTTTGCAAGAGGATATCTGGAAGAAACCATCTCGTTCCTCAGCCCAAAAGAAATCGAGTACCTGGCATTTTCAGCCCGCTACATTACCTATGAACAGGTTTTACGTTTTCTTATGGATTACATTGACGGAGACAATTACTACAAAACAAAGTCGGCTAATCACAACCTGGTTCGTACACGTGCCCAATACAAACTATTGCAAAGCATGGAAAATCAGTTTTCTGAAATGGACGGTTTTATAAAATCGTATGTAACGGAATTAAAAAGCTAGGAAAGACATATTTTTAGAGGTGAACCGTTTTGGCGTTCACCTCACTTCCCATAAACAGTGCTGCTTTACTTTCAAAAGTTGCCGCCGATTCTGTAGTCTGGTAGTCCAGCGTTTTACCTTTTGTTAATCGCTTTTCCATTTCCGGATGACGCTTCAAATAATCAAGCAGTTTTTCGGCAACTATTGCTCCCTGAGTTAAAATATTTACATTTTTCGGCACATATTTTTTAATTACATCAAAGAGTAATGGGTAATGCGTACAACCAAGAACCAGCGTATCAATTGTTCCATCTTTTGTAAAAATGGAATTAATATTTTTCTGCACAAAATAGTCAGCTCCGGCATTTTCTATTTCATTATTTTCAACCAGCGGCACCCACATCGGGCAAGCTTCCTGAACGGTAGATTTTACCCTTCCCTGAGACCATTTTTCCAACTCTATCGGATACGATTCAGAAACAACTGTTCCAACTGTTCCCAATACACCAACATGTCCGTTCATTGTAATTTCTGACACCTTTTCAACGCTTGGCCTAATTACACCCAGTACACGATTATCGGGAGCTATTCGAGGTAAATCCAACATTTGAATATTCCGTAAAGCTTTTGCTGATGCAGTGTTGCAGGCAATAATAACCAACGGACATCCTTGTCTAAACAAGTATTTTACGGCTTGCAAAGTGTAATCGTAAACTACATCAAACGATCGGGTACCGTAAGGTGTACGTGCGTTATCGCCAAGGTATAAAAAATCGTATTCGGGCATGGCTTTAGTCAATTCTTTTAACACTGTTAACCCACCATAACCCGAATCAAAAACTCCAATCGGAGAGGTTTTCATAGAAATGTATATTTATCGTTCTAGTGACAAGTCGTAAGATTGTTTGTAATATTTCCCGAGATTCGACCAGTCGAAATGCATTGATGCTTCCTCGCATTTATAGCGCAATGCGATCCTGTCGCGCCGGGAAAGATTAACAAATTCGAACAACATATTGGCCAGTTCTTCAGCTGCTCTATTAAAATTACCTTCAGTCCTGTCAATTATGTACATGCCCTTCTCGTCATGATCAGGAATGTTATTTTGTACGTAGTCGCCAAATCCGGCCAAATTACTTGTTACCGATGGCAGACCACTGGCCAAGCATTCAAGTGGCGTATATCCCCATGGTTCGTACATACTTGGGAAAATACCCAAATGACAACCTCGAACAAACTGGGTATAATCCATTTTAAACAGCGGATTTGTTGTTGCAATAAAATCAGGATGGTACACAATCTTCACTTTATCATGGCGGTTATTCACCAAATTAGAAGTTCGCAAGAAATTAAGTATTTCGTCTTTGGCATCGTCAACCAACGTGTGTGTAACAATCTTCGGTAAGTTTTGTGTCTTCCAGCTTTGAACATTTCGTCGCAACTTTAGTCTTAAGTAGTCATCAACCAAAGCTCTCAGGTCTGGAAATTCATAATTACCGGTAATCCGGGTAATTTCATCGTAAAGGCGTTCTCCAACCTGTTCTTTTATTTCCTCCACAACACGTGCTACATCCTCAATTTGAGCTTTCGACTGTAACACCTCAGGATTGAAAGAATAGAATGGTCGTTTGGTTATAAAAAAAGAAACCACCGTCATATCGGTTCCAGCTTGCTGCATTTTCCAGTTTAAGCGAGCCAGCGCTTCAAGAGTAAGATCGTAGCCTTTATTCTGATATTCGTATCGACCAGATGTGAAGAAATAAAGTGTTTTATCCAAATCGAATGAATAACTCTGAAAGAAGTGTCCCATTACAAACTCGTGAATCTTCTTCTTCACTTGTACGTGCTGATTCTGAATTTCATGTAGAGCTTCAAAACGTTCAATATTCAATCCGTTCGGGAGAAGCAAATCCGGTGTTCGTCCAAGTAAATAAGTGCATTCTTGTGCTGTTACTTCACTAACCGTTGTGAAAACATGAGCACCATGTGCCGAAGCTCTTTCTATTTGTGCAATTGGCAACACATTAAATTTTCTGGCTTCTTCTTCCCAGTTATAAAACGGAAGATGGCTGTAAAACTCGTGGTCATTCATAGCCAAATATCGGCCCAGCAAAGTTGCATGCGTTGTAAAAACAGTCTTAATATTCAGGTTCGACTTTCGTATTCCGGGAATTGGCAGACCTGCCATCCATTCGTGGAAATGTGCTATTATAGTCGAATCACAAACTCCGGTTCCGCACAGATAATGGAAAAACTCCTTGACCTGAAATCCGAAAGCTGCCACTTTATCCAGCAATTCATCTCCTTCCGGAACTGATATATTGTAATCTTTAAAAAGATAATATCGAATCTCGTCTAGTTTATCGTAAATCGAATAGGGATTAAAAAGCACAACATTAGGACGTCCTGAAACAATCCACTGACCGTAATAGACTTCGAAACCGCGCGATTGCATTTCTAATACGGCCTTTCCGATAGGACTTGAAAAATCGGTTGCCGGATCAAAATGGGCAGCCGCCTGATCAGCAAAATAAGGTCCGATAAGAAAATAATTTTGATGCCCCCATTTTTTCATCACTGTTGGTACTTTCGAGCGAATTACCGTATAAATCCCTCCTACCTGGTTACAAACCTCCCATGCTATTTCAAATAATGTAGGCCTTACAATTTGCTCCTGCTGTTCATTCTCCATTTTTAACTTCGCTGCCATCATATGTTTATTTTAGTTAGATCTCTGGTTATTATGGTATTCCACAATTTTCAACAAATCCAATTATATTGAAGATTGAGTTCACTAAATATAGTTTTTATCTATTATCATTCCAATATGTTCTACAATAAAAAATAGTGAAAAAAATTCTGCTACAGGGCATAAAATCTGACATTTCAGATTAAATAACCAGAAAATTTTATAAGTGAATTAAATTCAGATCCAGATTATGATTGCACCTTCGTTCATAATAAATTATAAATGAGAAAGGGATACACTTTTCAGTGCATCCCTTTTCCTAAAATTTATTCATATGAAAATTGGCGCTAATTAACACCCGTGCGAACATCCCAGAACATTTTTTTACCCCATAGGCGATCTTCTACCTGATCCCAATAAGGCTTAATATTATCTGTATTCAAGTTATACTCGTTGGTTGGATATGGTTGTCTGAACGGAGGACGGCTATGTCCGATGTAGAATGCATCCGGTGCTGCTGCCAATAAAGGAACATCTGTCCTTCTTGTTTCAGCCCAAGCTTCCTGTCCGTTTTTAAACAGCGAAATCCATTTTTGAATATAAATCTGATCCATATCATCACCATAAGCAATTTCATCCTGAGCTAAATATGCTTCAATTTCTGCTGTGGCAATTCCGTTTTCTTCCATCGATGCAGTTATACCAGCCTGGTAGGCATCTTCAGCAGTTACACCAACACTCCATCCTCTGGCAGCAGCTTCAGCAACAATAAAGTTAACCTCGGCATAGTTCATATATGGAGAAAAACCGGCTGCATCTTCGCGAA comes from uncultured Draconibacterium sp. and encodes:
- a CDS encoding sugar phosphate nucleotidyltransferase is translated as MKPTLLILAAGMGSRFGGLKQVEPVGPNGEAIIDYTIFDAIRAGFGKVVFVIRESFADAFKEKFEAKLKGKIEVEYVFQELDNLPAGFQLPEDREKPWGTAHAILVAKDAIKEPFCAINADDFYGEKAYQVMADFLNNKVQEQTYSMIGYLLKNTLSEHGSVSRGICTVNKNDNLIKIVETTKIFKKNDAAVSVNEDGTETPLSGNEKASMNFWGFHPTIFSVLENKFVKFLETEIDKPKSEMYIPSVVFEMIQDQQVEVKVLEANSPWFGVTYQEDKPIVVDKINSLIKEGVYPEKLWN
- a CDS encoding glycosyltransferase translates to MMAAKLKMENEQQEQIVRPTLFEIAWEVCNQVGGIYTVIRSKVPTVMKKWGHQNYFLIGPYFADQAAAHFDPATDFSSPIGKAVLEMQSRGFEVYYGQWIVSGRPNVVLFNPYSIYDKLDEIRYYLFKDYNISVPEGDELLDKVAAFGFQVKEFFHYLCGTGVCDSTIIAHFHEWMAGLPIPGIRKSNLNIKTVFTTHATLLGRYLAMNDHEFYSHLPFYNWEEEARKFNVLPIAQIERASAHGAHVFTTVSEVTAQECTYLLGRTPDLLLPNGLNIERFEALHEIQNQHVQVKKKIHEFVMGHFFQSYSFDLDKTLYFFTSGRYEYQNKGYDLTLEALARLNWKMQQAGTDMTVVSFFITKRPFYSFNPEVLQSKAQIEDVARVVEEIKEQVGERLYDEITRITGNYEFPDLRALVDDYLRLKLRRNVQSWKTQNLPKIVTHTLVDDAKDEILNFLRTSNLVNNRHDKVKIVYHPDFIATTNPLFKMDYTQFVRGCHLGIFPSMYEPWGYTPLECLASGLPSVTSNLAGFGDYVQNNIPDHDEKGMYIIDRTEGNFNRAAEELANMLFEFVNLSRRDRIALRYKCEEASMHFDWSNLGKYYKQSYDLSLER
- a CDS encoding gamma carbonic anhydrase family protein: MAIIKELKDKTPKIGKDCFLAETATLIGDVEIGNNCSIWYSAVLRGDVHYIKIGNNTNVQDNATIHATYQKSPTNIGNNVTIAHGAIIHGCTLKDNVMIGMNAVVLDNAIIESNSIIAAGSVVTKNTRVESGSVYAGVPARKVKDISPELLHGEVERIANAYHMYSSWYK
- a CDS encoding 2-oxoacid:acceptor oxidoreductase subunit alpha, with product MKETKVIELEEVAIRFSGDSGDGMQLTGTLFSDTTALLGNDISTFPDYPSEIRAPQGTVGGVSGFQVQFGQKQINTPGDNANVLVAMNPAAIKANARFLEPGGTIIYDSDSFTEKNLKKANFQTEDPFAECNLEDFFKIPVPISSLTKEGLKEFGLDNKSVLRSKNMFALGLVCWMFNRPLDYVEEFIRNKFKKKPVVVDSNIKVLHDGYNYGLTMQHMTPSYLINPADIENGTYRNINGNHATAWGFLAAAEKSGLELFLGSYPITPATDILSALSERKDLGVKTFQAEDEIAGICSAIGASFAGDLAITNTSGPGLALKGEAIGLAVMAELPLVIVNVQRGGPSTGLPTKTEQSDLMQALYGRNGESPVVVLAASTPSDCFHYAFMASKIALERMVPVILLTDGFLGNGSEPWKIPSMAELPSITPKVAKDSETFQAYKRDAETLAREWAFPGMPGFEHRIGGLEKNVTGTVSHDPENHQVNCEIREEKVQRVVEMVPELEVCGDEEGGDVLVVSWGGTYGHTASTVREMRLEGKNVSLAHFNYIKPLPKNTKEVFSKFNKIIVCELNLGQFAAYLRNELPEFTYHQANKVKGLPFTVGELKESITKLLED
- the murI gene encoding glutamate racemase, which encodes MKTSPIGVFDSGYGGLTVLKELTKAMPEYDFLYLGDNARTPYGTRSFDVVYDYTLQAVKYLFRQGCPLVIIACNTASAKALRNIQMLDLPRIAPDNRVLGVIRPSVEKVSEITMNGHVGVLGTVGTVVSESYPIELEKWSQGRVKSTVQEACPMWVPLVENNEIENAGADYFVQKNINSIFTKDGTIDTLVLGCTHYPLLFDVIKKYVPKNVNILTQGAIVAEKLLDYLKRHPEMEKRLTKGKTLDYQTTESAATFESKAALFMGSEVNAKTVHL
- a CDS encoding aminoglycoside phosphotransferase family protein; this translates as MTDLKSIALNFRLDAEIKEVKPLGEGFINDTYIITTKNSGPRYILQRKNKNIFSPIPAMMENIQKVCAHIKKKVINAGGDPLREAMTIIATKDEKLYFLDDKDEYWTVCLYIEDTIAYEAAETPDLAYAGGKGIGKFQSLVADLKEPLVNILPGFHDIRYRFKQWDELLAKDPVGRKEKLSEEISWIESRKEEMLDFWKLVEDETIPTRISHNDTKINNILFDKKGEVLCVIDLDTVLSSTVLNDFGDAMRFYTNTGLEDDKNLENVSMNLDIFKAFARGYLEETISFLSPKEIEYLAFSARYITYEQVLRFLMDYIDGDNYYKTKSANHNLVRTRAQYKLLQSMENQFSEMDGFIKSYVTELKS